One part of the Hydra vulgaris chromosome 01, alternate assembly HydraT2T_AEP genome encodes these proteins:
- the LOC136074231 gene encoding uncharacterized protein LOC136074231 gives MEQDDIILKASKKMDLTKEQLLEIYENQKKRIDFMAECQCQDYDYDYGYNFLCSCCNYSVDTVKEFYNTIVKASNKLEDVLNHVKEKCEEIENCKHYLNECEECDEYRYSDGEICSFIYCEKSLQWLDEGKSFFITGGAGCGKSYIVNQIAQSEQIYKTIHITASTGKAAYLINGVTIHAFAGIETGVKSVDYYKRHMHPDIKKTWLETDVLIIDEISMINASTFDLLHSIACECRQCYDELFGGVQVIACGDFFQLPPVTGQFVFKSQIWQHYMTEVLVLTQCFRQKDDEQFFGALNEIRFGQVSDKTIDYFMTRCFEKDENLNSKYTRLFSRNIEVDVYNNQKMETIKQEGYWFYAKDVIKNRNIPCTF, from the exons atggaacAAGATGATATTATATTGAAAGCCtcaaaaaaaatggatttaactAAAGAACAACTCTTGgaaatttatgaaaatcaaaagaaaagGATTGATTTTATGGCCGAATGTCAATGTCAAGATTATGACTACGATTACGGTTATAATTTTCTTTGTTCGTGTTGTAATTATTCTGTGGATACAGTGAAAGAATTTTACAATACGATAGTAAAAGCTTCTAACAAGCTTG aagatgttttaaatcatgtaaaagaaaaatgtgaagaaattgaaaattgtaaacattatttaaacGAATGTGAAGAGTGTGATGAATATAGATATTCTGATGGAGAGATTTGTTCATTTATATATTgtgaaaaat CACTTCAATGGCTTGATGAAGGAAAGAGCTTTTTTATTACTGGTGGCGCTGGTTGTGGAAAAAGTTATATTGTCAACCAAATTGCTCAAAGtgaacaaatttataaaacaatacataTTACTGCGAGTACAGGAAAAGCAGCTTATTTAATCAATGGTGTCACAATACATGCTTTTGCTGGTATAGAAACTGGTGTTAAAAGTGTTGATTATTATAAACGTCATATGCATCCagacattaaaaaaacgtgGTTGGAAACTGATGTTTTAATTATCGATGAAATTTCAATGATTAACGCTTCAACATTTGATTTATTACATTCAATAGCTTGTGAATGTAGACAATGTTACGATGAATTATTTGGCGGTGTACAAGTGATTGCTTGTggtgatttttttcaattgccACCTGTTACAggacaatttgtttttaaatcacaaatatGGCAACACTATATGACGGAAGTGTTGGTTTTAACTCAATGCTTTAGACAAAAAGACGATGAACAATTTTTTGGAGCTTTAAATGAAATACGTTTTGGTCAAGTTTCAGATAAAACTATTGATTATTTTATGACGCgttgttttgaaaaagatgaaaatttaaactctAAATATACAAGATTATTTTCTAGAAACATCGAAGTGGATGTTTATAACAATCAAAAAATGGAGACCATCAAACAAGAAGGGTATTGGTTTTATGctaaagatgttattaaaaatcgAAATATTCCATGCACGTTTTAA
- the LOC136074232 gene encoding putative nuclease HARBI1, with protein MDIQMIQEIEFQNQNWRKAHRAVLNDFSDIECRQKFRLPLPKISEIVNTLQDDLSSTTGQNNSILPETKVLVSLRFLATGSFQNPIGDTSEMSQASTSRIIHQFCESFMQHYSYLVKWYSSQEEITKVKQSYFEACGVKGLLGLIDGTMVPIKGVTGTDEPAFICRKGYSAINCQFVVDYDGQFRDVVIKYPGSCHDAFVYSNSTLKQTMEADPVAGFLFGDSGYGLSPVMITPFSPAITPEEMFLNKTHSRVRSRIERCIGSLKNRWRCLHKSGGTLQYSPTKCCSIIYTCVLLENMCNSLGLEEPDNVVASDDAVGNTEMITDNNSTENNSNFYHVGRRQINQIRLGLTRRNDLKNYMFANRHLHVL; from the exons ATGGATATTCAAATGATTCAAGAAATTGAATTCCAAAACCAAAATTGGCGAAAGGCTCATCGTGCTGTCCTTAATGATTTTTCAGATATTGAATGTCGTCAGAAATTTCGTTTACCGTTGCCTAAAATATCTGAGATTGTTAACACTCTACAGGATGATCTGTCTTCAACAACTGGCCAAAACAATTCCATTTTACCAGAAACTAAAGTACTTGTATCTTTAAGGTTTCTAGCAACAGGAAGCTTTCAAAATCCAATAG gcgaCACTTCTGAGATGAGCCAGGCTAGCACTAGCCGAATAATCCATCAGTTTTGTGAGTCATTTATGCAACACTACAGCTACCTTGTCAAATGGTACAGTAGTCAAGAAGAAATAACTAAAGTGAAACAAAGTTATTTTGAGGCTTGTGGAGTAAAGGGTCTTTTGGGCCTAATTGATGGTACAATGGTGCCCATCAAAGGAGTCACTGGGACTGATGAGCCAGCTTTTATTTGCag aaaaggcTATTCAGCTATAAATTGCCAATTTGTTGTCGATTATGATGGACAGTTCAGAGATGTAGTAATTAAATATCCAGGATCATGTCATGATGCTTTTGTTTATTCAAATTCTACTTTAAAACAAACGATGGAAGCTGATCCAGTTGCAGGTTTTCTTTTTGGTGATTCAGGATACGGGTTATCGCCAGTCATGATTACACCATTTAGTCCTGCAATTACCCCTGAAGAAATGTTTCTCAACAAAACCCACTCAAGGGTTCGAAGTAGAATAGAACGTTGTATTGGCAGTCTCAAAAACAGGTGGAGATGTCTACATAAAAGTGGCGGAACTCTTCAATATTCTCCTACCAAGTGCTGTTCGATCATTTATACTTGTGTATTACTTGAGAATATGTGCAATTCATTGGGTTTAGAAGAGCCAGATAATGTAGTAGCTAGCGACGATGCAGTTGGTAACACTGAGATGATAACAGATAATAACAGCACtgaaaataatagtaatttttatcaCGTTGGTCGAAGACAAATCAACCAAATTCGACTTGGTTTAACTAGaagaaatgatttgaaaaaCTATATGTTTGCCAATAGACATCTCCATGTTTTATAA